The following coding sequences are from one Rutidosis leptorrhynchoides isolate AG116_Rl617_1_P2 chromosome 11, CSIRO_AGI_Rlap_v1, whole genome shotgun sequence window:
- the LOC139877523 gene encoding pentatricopeptide repeat-containing protein At1g43980, mitochondrial, with translation MVCCQRSNYFSTLLNRCLSLKSLYSVKIVHAQLIKLSLCNTNTFLGNRCLDLYTKLGKIQDAFGAFNDIRYKNVYSWNLYMQVFIQFGDIEGARQVFDEMPERDVVSWNSIISAYGSNGFVDHALDVFVKMQSLGVTPSGYTYSIVLSCVRYVCNGMEVHCNMIRNGLDFKSVIIGNSLIDMYCKHGFVDYAFGVFINMEEIDIISWNSLITGCSKFGYEEMAYHQLCIMRSKDYVPDAFTVSSVLTACSTIQDLSKGKQIFCLSLKSGFLSNTIVLSAAINMFSKCESIYDPICILDEIDNWDSAVSNSMISSLINHRLEKHAMQIFVLSLNEGVGPTEFTLSCLLSCASMFVPAVQGTMLHCFVVKLGFESDPIVSSSLVEMYSKLGFFNSAKIIFDQMDEKDLISWNSMILGCSYNGKTIEALKYFDELLKTGVPPDEITLLGVLLACNYSGLIDKGLTIFYSMEREYGVKPTETHFNIIVEMMIRAGNVNEAFNIITTMGYSVNGFICKLILSVNEVRGDLELTEKVAERLMKLEPTSALPYVALCKAYEVWGRWESVARVKKLMKDRNIRKVVGCSWIGVNSGLFDFKEDEVVNHGGEDVYLIMRLLMHDIEDEGYVF, from the coding sequence ATGGTGTGTTGTCAACGATCAAATTACTTTTCAACACTCCTAAATCGATGTCTCTCTTTAAAATCATTATATTCCGTTAAAATTGTTCATGCCCAACTCATAAAGCTTAGTCTTTGTAACACCAACACTTTTTTGGGTAATCGTTGTCTTGATCTTTACACAAAACTTGGAAAAATTCAAGATGCTTTCGGAGCATTTAATGACATACGCTACAAAAATGTGTATTCTTGGAATCTATATATGCAAGTGTTTATTCAATTTGGCGACATTGAGGGTGCACgccaagtgtttgatgaaatgcctgaaCGAGATGTTGTGAGCTGGAATTCTATTATTTCTGCATATGGTTCTAATGGGTTTGTAGATCACGCGCTTGATGTGTTTGTTAAGATGCAAAGTTTAGGAGTGACGCCGAGTGGGTACACGTATTCGATTGTTTTGTCATGTGTTCGCTATGTTTGTAATGGTATGGAAGTTCACTGTAATATGATAAGAAATGGGCTAGATTTTAAGTCTGTTATTATTGGGAATTCATTGATTGATATGTATTGTAAGCATGGATTTGTGGATTATGCTTTCGGTGTGTTTATAAATATGGAGGAAATAGATATAATCTCCTGGAACTCATTAATCACAGGCTGCAGTAAATTCGGTTATGAAGAAATGGCTTATCATCAGTTATGTATAATGAGATCGAAAGATTATGTACCTGATGCATTTACAGTGTCTTCAGTTTTAACCGCGTGTTCTACCATTCAGGACTTGTCAAAGGGTAAACAGATTTTTTGTTTATCTTTAAAATCAGGATTTTTATCGAATACTATTGTTTTAAGTGCTGCCATCAACATGTTCTCAAAATGTGAAAGTATATATGATCCAATATGCATTTTAGATGAAATAGATAATTGGGATTCAGCTGTTTCCAATTCAATGATTTCAAGCTTAATTAATCATCGACTCGAGAAACATGCAATGCAGATTTTCGTTCTTTCATTGAACGAAGGCGTAGGACCCACTGAATTTACACTTAGTTGTTTGCTTAGTTGTGCATCGATGTTTGTGCCAGCTGTTCAGGGAACAATGTTGCATTGTTTTGttgtcaaattagggtttgagtcCGATCCCATTGTTTCAAGCTCACTCGTTGAAATGTACAGTAAACTTGGATTCTTTAACTCTGCAAAGATCATATTTGATCAAATGGACGAAAAAGATTTAATTTCTTGGAACTCGATGATTTTAGGTTGTTCTTACAACGGAAAAACAATTGAAGCTCTTAAATATTTTGATGAATTACTCAAAACAGGGGTCCCACCAGACGAAATAACTCTGCTTGGGGTTCTATTAGCTTGCAATTATAGCGGGTTGATCGATAAAGGGTTGACTATCTTTTATTCGATGGAGAGAGAATACGGGGTCAAACCGACTGAAACACACTTTAATATCATCGTTGAAATGATGATTCGGGCGGGAAACGTTAACGAAGCGTTTAATATTATAACAACGATGGGGTATAGTGTTAATGGTTTTATATGTAAATTGATTCTTAGTGTTAATGAAGTACGGGGAGACTTAGAGTTGACCGAAAAGGTAGCTGAACGGTTGATGAAACTGGAACCTACATCTGCGTTACCGTATGTAGCGTTGTGTAAAGCATACGAGGTGTGGGGAAGATGGGAGAGTGTAGCGCGagtgaagaaacttatgaaagatcGAAATATTAGGAAAGTTGTTGGGTGTAGTTGGATTGGGGTGAATAgtggtttatttgattttaaagaagatgAAGTTGTTAATCATGGTGGGGAAgatgtatacttgataatgagaTTATTGATGCATGATATAGAAGATGAAGGTTATGTATTTTAA